One genomic segment of Prochlorococcus marinus str. MIT 0919 includes these proteins:
- the purF gene encoding amidophosphoribosyltransferase, protein MCGIVGIFANEQINQLIYDSLLLLQHRGQDSTGIATMEGSLFHLCKSKGQVKEAYRTRDMRNLLGNIGIGHVRYATKGTAESENEAQPFYVNAPYGIILVHNGNLTNTRELEKQLFNIDRRHTNSSSDTEMLLNILATEIQSQIHGSSLSPEHVFSAIRSLHERIEGSYAAIALIAGHGLLAFRDPFGIRPLVLGKRVLNNKTEWMVASESLVLENNDFALVRDVLPGEAIFISINGELYSKQCSHNPSLFPCSFEYVYLARPDSVMNGISVYEARLRMGDQLAKTIKKDIKSGDIDVVMPIPDSSRPSAMQVARQLGVEYREGFFKNRYIGRTFIMPGQSLRKKSVRQKLNAMSTEFKGKNILIVDDSIVRGTTSKEIVQMAKVAGANSVTFTSAAPPIRYPHVYGINMPSKKELIAYNRSLSQIEDILLADKLVYQEVDDLKSAIIENSPVNDLDLSCFTGEYVTGNVTNEYLEWVEREYVS, encoded by the coding sequence ATGTGTGGAATAGTAGGCATTTTCGCAAATGAACAAATTAATCAACTTATATATGACAGTTTGTTGTTGCTTCAACATAGAGGTCAAGATTCAACAGGTATTGCGACTATGGAAGGAAGTCTTTTTCATTTATGCAAGTCAAAAGGACAGGTAAAAGAAGCTTATAGAACTAGAGATATGCGTAATTTATTAGGAAATATTGGTATTGGACATGTTAGATATGCTACAAAAGGTACTGCTGAGAGTGAGAACGAAGCACAGCCTTTTTATGTTAATGCTCCTTATGGGATTATACTTGTACATAATGGTAATTTAACTAATACACGAGAATTAGAGAAACAACTTTTTAATATTGATAGAAGACATACAAATTCTTCTAGTGATACTGAAATGTTATTGAATATTTTAGCTACGGAGATACAATCACAAATTCATGGCAGTTCATTGTCTCCTGAACATGTTTTCTCTGCTATTAGATCATTACATGAGCGAATAGAAGGTTCTTATGCTGCTATAGCTTTAATTGCGGGGCATGGATTACTTGCTTTTAGAGATCCTTTTGGAATCCGTCCCTTAGTGCTAGGTAAGAGAGTTTTAAATAATAAAACTGAATGGATGGTAGCGAGTGAATCATTGGTACTAGAAAATAATGATTTTGCTTTAGTTCGTGATGTACTTCCAGGTGAAGCGATATTTATTTCTATAAACGGTGAGCTTTATTCTAAACAATGTTCTCATAATCCTTCTTTATTCCCTTGCTCTTTTGAATATGTATATTTAGCTAGGCCTGATTCAGTCATGAATGGTATTTCTGTATATGAAGCAAGACTTAGAATGGGAGATCAATTAGCCAAAACAATTAAAAAAGATATTAAATCAGGTGATATAGATGTTGTAATGCCTATTCCCGACTCTTCTCGTCCATCGGCTATGCAGGTAGCTAGGCAATTAGGAGTAGAATATAGGGAAGGTTTTTTTAAAAATAGATATATTGGTCGAACATTTATTATGCCAGGCCAATCATTGCGTAAAAAATCAGTAAGGCAAAAATTAAATGCTATGAGTACAGAGTTTAAAGGTAAAAATATTCTTATTGTTGATGATTCTATTGTACGTGGAACTACATCTAAGGAAATAGTACAAATGGCAAAAGTTGCAGGGGCTAATAGTGTTACTTTCACGTCTGCTGCCCCACCTATTCGTTACCCACATGTTTATGGTATTAACATGCCTTCCAAAAAAGAATTAATTGCTTATAATAGATCACTTTCTCAAATAGAAGATATATTATTAGCAGATAAATTAGTGTATCAAGAAGTGGATGATTTAAAAAGCGCGATAATAGAGAATTCACCAGTAAATGATTTAGATTTGTCTTGTTTTACAGGAGAATATGTGACTGGAAATGTTACAAATGAATATTTAGAATGGGTTGAAAGAGAATATGTATCATGA
- the thrC gene encoding threonine synthase, giving the protein MTYLEKIQRHLGLNQTYKHWPGLIEGYKKWLPVSDKTPIITLQEGATPLIPLKAINEVIGKGVKIYVKYDGLNPTGSFKDRGMTMAISKAKENKCEAVICASTGNTSASAAAYAKRGGLKCFVLIPDGYVAQGKLAQALVYGAEVLAIKGNFDKALDIVQNLSEKYPITLVNSVNPYRIQGQKTAAFEIIDAMGEAPDWVCIPMGNAGNITAYWMGFEEYFKAGISKKLPRMMGFQASGSAPLVLNKRIENPNTIATAIRIGNPVNRDNAYIVKEKSNGKFTAVTDEEIIKAYKLIAKEEGIFCEPASAASIAGLIKIKDEIPKNSKVVCVLTGNGLKDPDTAINNNDSSFKSNLNPNVEDIAKAMGL; this is encoded by the coding sequence GTGACTTATTTAGAAAAAATTCAAAGACATTTAGGCCTTAACCAGACATATAAACATTGGCCTGGATTGATAGAAGGGTACAAAAAATGGCTTCCAGTGTCAGATAAAACGCCTATCATTACTCTACAAGAAGGTGCTACGCCATTAATCCCTTTAAAAGCGATAAACGAAGTAATTGGCAAAGGAGTAAAAATCTATGTGAAATATGACGGTTTAAATCCAACAGGGTCTTTTAAAGATAGAGGTATGACAATGGCAATAAGCAAGGCAAAAGAAAATAAATGTGAAGCTGTGATATGTGCAAGTACTGGAAATACATCTGCTTCTGCAGCTGCCTACGCTAAAAGAGGGGGATTAAAATGCTTTGTTCTTATTCCTGATGGTTATGTGGCTCAGGGAAAACTAGCACAGGCATTAGTTTATGGAGCCGAGGTATTAGCAATAAAAGGGAATTTTGATAAAGCATTAGATATAGTTCAAAATTTATCTGAAAAATATCCAATTACACTTGTTAACTCTGTTAATCCTTATAGGATTCAAGGACAAAAAACAGCTGCTTTTGAAATTATAGATGCTATGGGTGAAGCACCAGACTGGGTATGTATACCAATGGGAAATGCAGGAAATATCACTGCTTATTGGATGGGTTTTGAAGAATATTTTAAAGCAGGGATTAGTAAAAAATTACCAAGGATGATGGGGTTCCAAGCTAGTGGTTCAGCACCTTTAGTTTTAAATAAAAGAATTGAGAATCCAAATACAATTGCTACAGCTATAAGAATTGGAAACCCTGTAAATAGAGATAATGCATATATAGTAAAAGAAAAAAGTAATGGTAAGTTTACAGCTGTAACTGATGAAGAAATAATAAAAGCTTATAAATTAATAGCAAAAGAAGAAGGTATATTTTGTGAACCTGCTAGTGCGGCATCTATTGCAGGATTAATAAAAATAAAAGATGAGATTCCAAAAAATTCTAAAGTTGTTTGTGTTCTTACAGGAAATGGATTAAAAGATCCGGATACAGCAATTAATAATAATGATTCATCATTTAAATCAAATTTGAATCCCAACGTAGAAGACATAGCCAAAGCCATGGGTCTTTAA
- a CDS encoding ABC1 kinase family protein: MTKELTDFIEAEGLLEYDPETIAKIYQKYPYRFIKRLWATLIPITLFLLGVGWDKLLGLLKNKEKARARAKEFADLLVSLGPAFIKAGQALSTRPDIVPSIVLEELAQLQDQLPGFDPKLAMECIEEDLKVNKKDIFKSIEIEPVSAASLGQVHKGVLINGEKVAVKVQRPGLREQITLDLYIVRNIARWLKANIKIIRSDLIALIDELGKRVFEEMDYINEANNAIKFKDLHINNKNIAVPKVYTEHTSRRVLTMEWIEGVKLTDIEKVKQLGISPDEMIEIGVNCSLQQLLEHGFFHADPHPGNLLALEDGRLCYLDFGMMSEVSRESRTGLIQAVVHLVNRSFDKLSKDFVQLGFLSKEVNLMPIVPAFETVFGTALELGVSKMDFKSVTDDLSGVMYKFPFKLPPYYALIIRSLITLEGIALSVDPEFKILGAAYPYFAKRLMEDPDPQLRKSLKEMLFDGETFRWNRLNELMLSAAKQTDIDIENLLDRVLDFLFSAKGGILRKELVEAVVSKFDSFTWKTIQSLNSKLPENIRSTQIKSNESYLMVEIEPIKKIINIAENLPGFNKELIIKKIPRILKEKDTRKMGIKIAKGITEKSIVRMIKLVAGVKQ, from the coding sequence ATCAAAAATATCCTTATAGATTTATAAAAAGACTGTGGGCAACCCTGATCCCTATCACACTCTTTCTTTTAGGGGTTGGCTGGGATAAATTACTAGGTTTGCTAAAGAACAAGGAAAAAGCTAGAGCAAGAGCTAAAGAGTTTGCGGATTTATTGGTGAGCCTAGGACCAGCTTTTATCAAGGCAGGTCAGGCTTTATCGACGAGGCCGGATATAGTACCCTCTATTGTGTTAGAAGAACTGGCACAACTACAAGACCAATTACCTGGTTTTGATCCAAAGTTGGCAATGGAATGTATAGAAGAAGACTTAAAAGTAAATAAAAAAGATATTTTTAAGAGCATTGAAATAGAGCCAGTTTCTGCAGCATCTTTAGGCCAAGTACATAAAGGGGTTTTAATAAATGGAGAAAAGGTTGCTGTTAAAGTACAAAGGCCTGGTTTAAGAGAACAAATAACATTAGATTTATATATTGTAAGAAATATAGCAAGATGGCTAAAAGCAAATATAAAAATAATTCGAAGTGACTTAATAGCCTTAATTGATGAATTAGGGAAAAGAGTATTCGAAGAAATGGATTATATAAATGAAGCAAATAATGCAATAAAGTTTAAAGATTTACATATAAATAATAAAAATATTGCCGTCCCAAAAGTATACACTGAGCATACATCACGAAGAGTGTTAACAATGGAATGGATAGAAGGAGTAAAATTGACAGATATAGAAAAAGTCAAACAATTAGGTATAAGTCCAGATGAAATGATTGAAATAGGAGTAAACTGTAGTCTTCAACAACTTTTAGAACATGGTTTCTTTCATGCCGACCCACATCCAGGAAACTTGTTAGCTTTAGAAGATGGAAGGTTATGTTATTTAGATTTTGGAATGATGAGTGAAGTTAGCAGAGAATCAAGAACAGGATTAATACAAGCTGTCGTACATTTAGTAAACAGAAGTTTTGATAAACTTTCAAAAGATTTTGTTCAACTTGGTTTCTTATCTAAAGAAGTAAATTTAATGCCTATAGTTCCTGCTTTCGAAACAGTTTTTGGCACAGCGCTAGAATTAGGGGTAAGTAAGATGGACTTTAAAAGCGTTACAGATGATTTGTCAGGTGTAATGTACAAATTTCCTTTCAAATTACCGCCATACTATGCATTAATAATAAGATCCTTAATTACTCTAGAAGGAATAGCACTAAGCGTAGACCCTGAATTCAAAATACTTGGTGCAGCGTATCCATACTTTGCTAAAAGATTAATGGAAGATCCTGACCCTCAACTCAGAAAAAGTCTTAAAGAAATGCTATTTGATGGTGAAACATTTAGATGGAATAGATTAAATGAACTGATGCTAAGCGCCGCCAAACAAACCGATATAGATATTGAAAACCTATTAGATAGAGTATTGGACTTTTTATTTTCTGCAAAAGGAGGCATACTTCGTAAAGAACTGGTAGAAGCAGTAGTGAGCAAATTTGATTCTTTTACATGGAAAACCATACAAAGCTTAAATAGTAAACTTCCTGAAAATATAAGATCTACTCAAATAAAGAGTAATGAAAGTTATTTAATGGTTGAAATAGAACCAATTAAAAAGATTATAAATATAGCAGAAAACCTACCAGGATTTAACAAAGAATTGATTATAAAAAAAATACCAAGAATATTAAAAGAAAAAGATACACGAAAAATGGGTATTAAAATAGCAAAGGGAATTACAGAAAAAAGTATTGTTAGAATGATTAAGCTTGTTGCAGGAGTCAAACAATAA
- the dnaN gene encoding DNA polymerase III subunit beta codes for MKLVCSQSELNGALQLVSRAVASRPTHPVLANVLLTADAGTERLSLTGFDLNFGIQTSIPASVEISGATTLPAKLFGEIISKLSSDSPVNLSSDESGEQVQLESKSGSYQMRGLKADDFPDLPLVQTGTSFSVKPYIFANALKSTLFASSSDESKQILTGVHLTFIGSSLKAAATDGHRLVVLNLDDAIDLNLENNIENTEEIQVTLPSKSLREIERFIGSLKPDDKINLFYDSGQVVFISLDQVVTTRTLEGVYPNYSQLIPPSFSNILEFDRKTFLCALDRIAVLADQHNNVIKITKDTSSDVVKITTDAQDVGSGMESVPVKFNGENFQIAFNVRYLLEGLKVFEVDKILLRCNSPTTPAVFSPVNNQDSFIYLVMPVQIRS; via the coding sequence ATGAAACTCGTATGCTCCCAATCAGAACTCAATGGCGCTCTTCAGCTAGTTAGCAGGGCCGTAGCGTCTCGACCTACCCATCCTGTATTGGCAAATGTCTTACTTACTGCTGATGCCGGAACAGAACGTTTAAGTCTTACTGGATTTGATTTGAACTTTGGAATTCAAACTTCTATTCCTGCATCTGTTGAAATCAGTGGTGCTACTACCTTGCCTGCAAAACTTTTTGGGGAAATTATTTCAAAGCTTTCTTCCGATTCGCCTGTAAATTTGTCTAGTGATGAATCGGGTGAACAAGTTCAATTAGAAAGTAAAAGTGGTAGTTATCAAATGAGAGGGTTAAAGGCAGATGATTTTCCTGATTTACCTTTAGTACAAACAGGTACTTCTTTTAGTGTAAAACCTTATATATTTGCTAATGCATTAAAAAGTACTTTATTTGCAAGTAGTTCTGATGAATCAAAACAAATACTTACAGGTGTTCATTTGACTTTTATCGGTAGTTCTTTAAAGGCTGCTGCAACAGATGGACATAGATTAGTGGTTTTAAACTTAGATGATGCAATAGATTTAAATCTAGAAAATAACATAGAAAATACTGAGGAAATACAAGTTACTCTTCCTTCTAAGTCACTTCGTGAGATTGAACGTTTTATAGGAAGTTTAAAACCTGATGATAAAATTAATCTTTTTTATGATAGTGGTCAGGTAGTATTTATATCTCTTGATCAAGTTGTTACAACAAGAACTCTTGAAGGTGTTTATCCTAATTATAGTCAATTAATACCCCCTTCTTTCTCTAATATTTTAGAATTTGATAGAAAAACTTTTCTTTGTGCACTTGACCGAATTGCTGTTCTTGCGGATCAACATAATAATGTAATAAAAATAACAAAAGATACTTCATCTGATGTTGTAAAAATTACTACTGATGCTCAGGATGTAGGAAGTGGTATGGAGTCTGTACCTGTAAAATTTAACGGGGAAAATTTTCAAATAGCATTTAATGTTAGATATTTATTAGAAGGCTTAAAAGTTTTTGAAGTTGATAAAATATTATTGCGTTGTAATTCACCAACAACTCCTGCTGTATTTTCTCCTGTTAATAATCAAGATAGTTTTATATACCTTGTAATGCCTGTACAAATTCGTTCGTAA
- a CDS encoding alpha/beta hydrolase, which translates to MNYKILDLKLLLICYCLSLTSFCHSIKAAEKVSLIHGIFSRSITIEEIEDFTEKGIKKGFLKKIIKEKEEKKIREILKKEYNAPIILTSRLIYSDIGTAILKRVSKIIYPFRINEERASILALRASAIKAIDVGNEKINIVNFIKAYPSKVMAINVTELYKVLNKVESMSELMKFYSDSPLEKLKK; encoded by the coding sequence ATGAATTATAAAATTTTAGATCTAAAGTTATTATTAATTTGTTATTGTTTAAGCTTAACAAGCTTTTGTCATTCAATAAAAGCAGCTGAAAAAGTATCATTAATTCACGGTATTTTTAGTAGAAGTATAACTATTGAAGAAATAGAAGACTTTACAGAAAAAGGGATAAAAAAAGGTTTCTTAAAAAAAATAATTAAAGAAAAAGAAGAGAAAAAGATTAGAGAAATTTTAAAAAAAGAATATAATGCGCCAATAATATTAACAAGTAGATTGATTTATAGTGATATTGGAACTGCAATTCTTAAAAGAGTCTCAAAAATAATATATCCTTTCAGAATTAATGAAGAAAGAGCAAGTATCTTAGCTTTGCGAGCTTCAGCAATTAAAGCGATAGATGTTGGTAATGAAAAAATTAATATAGTTAATTTTATAAAAGCTTATCCAAGCAAAGTAATGGCAATAAATGTGACTGAGCTATATAAAGTCCTTAACAAAGTAGAGTCAATGTCAGAATTAATGAAATTTTATTCAGATTCTCCTTTAGAAAAGCTAAAAAAATGA
- the purL gene encoding phosphoribosylformylglycinamidine synthase subunit PurL, with translation MSSNYTNDYFQSLTNISLTNVDYDIAVSLKAEGLKITDFIEICSRINRWPNRTELGMFGVMWSEHCCYRNSKPLLSGFPTSGKRILLGPGENAGVVDVGDNQKIAFKIESHNHPSAVEPFQGAATGVGGILRDIFTMGARPIALLNSLRFGLLDEDKNVGLLEGVVSGIAHYGNCVGVPTVGGEVVFDKSYSGNPLVNAMAIGLLETDQIVCSGASGIDFPVVYVGSTTGRDGMGGASFASAELSNTSLDDRPAVQVGDPFLEKGLIEGCLEAFKTGNVVAAQDMGAAGLTCSCAEMAAKGQVGIELNLDLVPAREEGMSPYEFLLSESQERMLFVVKPGTEEDLMKIFLKWGLKAEVVGKVLKDNVVRVLHQNQVVVDLPANALAEDTPIDQHSILKDIPPDIQAHWQWKERNLPLPLIQGIPSINSSHFFSWNEVVLKLLDDPSIASKKWIYDQYDYQVQNNTLISPGLGDAAVIRLRDIQAKSNDKLLNKGIAAVVDCPNRWVNLDPENGAIAAVAEAARNLSCVGAEPLAVTDNLNFSSPENPLGYWQLANACKGISKACKELQTPVTGGNVSLYNETRLSNGNIQPIQPTPVIGMIGLIKDINKTVGHGWTNKDDLIWLLGVPLETSSKLDSSVSLSSTAYLDNIFGMQTGKPPIIDLDLEKMIQTFLRESISNELVTSAHDVSDGGLAISLAESCIASGLGANCFLPESKTRLDRLLFAEGGSRIVVSIPSNKIDEWKYSLSKLQNTKFAITPAMEIGKVQKESIFTLSQGNHQLLNLSINKMRSIFNYSISRRVNKNASNV, from the coding sequence ATGTCAAGTAATTATACTAATGATTATTTTCAAAGTTTAACTAACATCTCTTTAACTAATGTTGATTATGATATTGCAGTTTCTTTAAAAGCAGAGGGTTTAAAAATAACTGATTTTATAGAGATTTGTTCTCGTATTAATCGTTGGCCTAATAGAACTGAACTAGGAATGTTTGGTGTTATGTGGTCAGAACATTGTTGTTATAGAAATTCGAAACCTTTATTGAGTGGTTTTCCTACTTCTGGTAAGCGTATATTGTTAGGTCCAGGAGAAAATGCTGGTGTTGTTGATGTTGGTGATAATCAAAAAATTGCTTTTAAAATAGAAAGTCATAATCATCCTTCGGCTGTTGAACCATTTCAGGGAGCTGCGACTGGTGTAGGTGGAATCCTGAGAGATATTTTTACCATGGGTGCCCGACCTATTGCTTTGTTAAATTCTCTTCGCTTTGGTTTGTTAGACGAAGATAAAAATGTTGGTTTATTGGAAGGTGTCGTATCAGGTATTGCCCATTATGGAAATTGTGTAGGAGTTCCTACTGTTGGTGGAGAAGTTGTTTTTGATAAAAGTTATTCAGGCAATCCTTTAGTTAATGCAATGGCAATAGGTTTGTTAGAAACAGATCAAATTGTTTGTTCAGGAGCTTCTGGTATTGATTTTCCAGTTGTTTATGTAGGAAGCACAACAGGTAGAGATGGTATGGGTGGGGCAAGTTTTGCAAGTGCTGAATTAAGTAATACTTCTTTGGATGATCGACCTGCCGTGCAAGTAGGAGACCCTTTTCTAGAAAAAGGACTAATAGAAGGTTGTCTTGAGGCTTTTAAAACTGGAAATGTTGTTGCTGCACAAGATATGGGTGCAGCAGGATTAACTTGCAGCTGTGCTGAAATGGCAGCTAAAGGTCAAGTAGGTATAGAACTCAATCTTGATTTAGTTCCCGCTCGTGAGGAGGGCATGTCTCCTTACGAATTTTTATTATCTGAATCACAAGAGAGAATGCTTTTTGTTGTTAAACCTGGCACAGAAGAAGATTTGATGAAAATTTTCCTTAAATGGGGTTTAAAAGCAGAAGTAGTAGGAAAAGTTCTTAAAGACAACGTAGTTCGTGTTTTACATCAAAATCAAGTAGTTGTTGATTTACCAGCAAACGCACTTGCTGAAGATACACCTATAGATCAACATTCAATCTTAAAAGATATACCCCCTGATATACAAGCTCATTGGCAATGGAAAGAAAGAAATCTACCTTTACCTTTAATACAAGGAATTCCAAGTATCAATTCATCACATTTCTTTTCATGGAATGAGGTTGTTTTGAAGTTATTAGATGATCCTTCTATAGCATCTAAAAAATGGATATATGATCAATATGATTATCAAGTTCAGAATAATACTTTAATATCTCCTGGTTTGGGAGATGCTGCTGTTATAAGGTTAAGAGATATTCAGGCAAAATCTAATGATAAATTATTAAATAAGGGAATCGCAGCTGTTGTAGATTGTCCTAATAGATGGGTTAATTTAGATCCAGAAAATGGTGCTATAGCAGCCGTTGCAGAGGCAGCAAGAAATTTATCTTGTGTGGGAGCTGAACCATTAGCAGTAACAGACAATTTAAATTTTTCTTCTCCAGAAAACCCTTTAGGTTATTGGCAGCTTGCAAATGCATGTAAAGGTATTTCTAAAGCATGCAAGGAGCTTCAAACACCAGTCACTGGAGGTAATGTTTCTTTATATAATGAAACCAGACTTTCAAATGGAAATATTCAACCTATTCAGCCAACACCTGTTATAGGAATGATTGGCTTAATAAAAGATATAAATAAGACTGTAGGTCATGGATGGACTAACAAAGATGATTTGATTTGGTTATTAGGCGTTCCTTTGGAGACTTCTAGTAAATTAGATTCAAGTGTTTCATTATCTTCTACTGCTTATTTAGATAATATCTTTGGTATGCAAACTGGAAAGCCTCCTATAATAGATTTAGATTTGGAAAAAATGATTCAAACATTTTTGCGTGAATCGATATCAAATGAATTAGTTACATCAGCTCATGATGTCAGTGATGGAGGACTTGCTATTTCTTTAGCAGAATCATGCATTGCTTCTGGATTAGGTGCAAATTGCTTTCTTCCAGAAAGTAAGACTCGCCTTGATAGACTTTTGTTTGCAGAAGGAGGTTCTCGAATTGTTGTTTCTATACCTTCTAACAAAATAGATGAATGGAAATATTCATTATCAAAACTACAAAATACAAAGTTTGCTATTACTCCCGCAATGGAAATAGGTAAGGTTCAAAAGGAGTCTATTTTTACTCTTTCGCAAGGAAATCACCAATTGTTAAATTTGTCAATTAATAAAATGCGATCTATTTTTAACTATTCAATTTCTAGAAGAGTTAATAAAAATGCTTCTAATGTTTAA